One segment of Myxococcus guangdongensis DNA contains the following:
- a CDS encoding restriction endonuclease subunit S: MNVPVVPLRDVLVPAPVVRAGERQLPILSMTMHHGLVNQDLKFKKRVASANTAQYKVVRGDQLVVGFPIDEGVLAFQKLHAEAIVSPAYDVWDVCRRETVDERYLERFLRSPVALAYYKAKLQGTTARRRTLPDQVFLSLGVRLPLIGEQRRIADILDRADALRSKRRDTLTGLGELSHSIFHHMFGQYLQRPAVTTDSAQEPLPQGWRRAKLSAVARLATGHTPSRRKPEYWGGGIPWLSLTDIRRADGTVIKATGESVTQDGIDNSSSVVLPEGTVCFSRTASVGFVTVMGMSMATSQDFVNWVCGPELTPRYLMACFIASREPLRAISAGSTHRTIYFPTVERFHVVVPPLELQREFAACMEVIDKMKAQYQSHLKKLDELFASLQHRAFHCGL, from the coding sequence ATGAACGTCCCAGTCGTTCCTTTGCGAGACGTATTGGTTCCGGCACCTGTTGTGCGCGCAGGTGAGCGTCAGCTTCCCATTTTGTCGATGACCATGCACCACGGGTTGGTCAATCAAGATCTGAAGTTCAAGAAACGTGTCGCGAGTGCGAACACAGCGCAGTACAAAGTGGTGCGCGGGGATCAACTTGTCGTCGGCTTTCCGATCGACGAAGGGGTGCTTGCGTTTCAGAAGTTGCACGCTGAAGCAATCGTCAGTCCTGCATACGACGTGTGGGATGTATGCCGTCGTGAGACGGTCGACGAGCGTTATCTTGAGCGCTTCCTGCGCTCACCAGTGGCGCTCGCCTATTACAAGGCGAAGTTGCAGGGCACGACTGCTCGTCGCCGCACCTTGCCAGATCAAGTATTCCTTTCATTGGGCGTAAGGTTGCCACTGATTGGTGAGCAGCGCCGCATCGCCGACATCCTCGACCGCGCCGATGCGTTACGTAGTAAGCGCCGAGATACACTCACGGGGCTTGGTGAGCTGAGCCATTCGATATTTCACCACATGTTCGGTCAGTACCTCCAGCGTCCGGCTGTGACCACGGACTCTGCGCAAGAACCGCTTCCGCAAGGATGGCGAAGGGCCAAGTTGAGTGCTGTTGCTCGGCTAGCTACAGGGCACACACCGAGCCGGCGCAAGCCCGAGTACTGGGGCGGAGGTATTCCTTGGCTCAGCCTCACAGACATCCGGCGCGCAGACGGTACGGTGATCAAGGCGACAGGTGAGAGTGTCACCCAAGATGGAATCGACAATTCCTCGTCGGTGGTCTTGCCAGAAGGAACCGTCTGTTTCTCGCGTACCGCTTCGGTGGGATTCGTGACGGTGATGGGGATGTCGATGGCGACGTCGCAAGACTTCGTGAACTGGGTGTGCGGGCCTGAGTTGACTCCGCGATACCTGATGGCGTGCTTCATCGCCTCCAGGGAGCCTCTCCGTGCGATAAGTGCGGGGTCAACGCACCGGACAATCTACTTTCCTACTGTTGAGCGCTTTCATGTAGTCGTTCCCCCGTTGGAACTCCAGCGCGAGTTCGCCGCCTGCATGGAAGTTATTGACAAGATGAAGGCCCAATATCAGTCACACCTCAAGAAACTCGACGAACTCTTTGCGTCGCTACAGCACCGCGCCTTCCACTGCGGGCTTT